CCGGTTACGAAGAGGAGGCCTATCCTCGCACCCGCCCCGGCGACTTCGGCGTGTCCCTGCTGGTCCTGTTTGCAGCCGTCATGCGCGCTGACAAGCAGCTGCGAAAATCAGAGCTGAACTTCGTGAAGGATTTTTTCGTCCGGAAGTTCGGCCCGGCCTATGCCCAGGAGCGCATGATCCTGTTCAAGGATATCCTCGAGCAGGACTACCCCCTGGGGGCGGTGTGCCGCCAGGTCCGCCGCCACATGGATCACCCCTCCCGACTGGAGCTCATCCACCTCCTCTTCGGATTGGCCCAGGCCGATGGTCGTATCGAACCGGTAGAGATCGATGTTATCAGGCGCATCAGCGGCTATCTGGGCATCTCGCCGGCCGACTTCGAGTCCATCAAGGCCATGTTCGTCCGGGATACCACCAGCGCCTATCGCGTCCTGGAAATCGAGCCTGGTGCTGATGTTGAGACAGTGAAGAAAGCCTACCGCCGTATGGCCAATAAGTACCACCCGGACAAGGTGAATCACCTCGGGGAGGATTTCCTGAAAGTGGCCGAGGAGAAGTTCAAAGCCATCAATGGGGCTTACCAGCAGATCAAACAAGAGCGCGGCTTTCAATAGTGTCCGGACTCAAGAGCATTCAATATTGCGCGTCATATTTATGGTTCGACCTTGAAACCCGCGATGTGACGCGCAAACCATCTTTTAGGAAGGATTACTAGTATATGAAAGACCGCCTTCCGCGCATCAGTGTTAGAATCGACACCACGCCGGTTGAATTCCTCCGCCGGATAGAAACCCTCGCCCGGCAGATCGGGGAGTACATCGTTGAGACCGAGCGTGACATGGTTGACGCCAGCCAGGTCACCGCGCTCAAACTCAAACCCATTCTGGTGAGCCAGCACCGCGAGCTGGTGGGCTGGATTATCCCCGCTCCCGGGAAGGCCGACCGGGTGGCCCTGGAAGTCCACGCTGCCCGCTGGAATCCCGAGCCGCCCACCTACAAAGTGTATGTCGCCACCGCCCGCGACATCTTCAAGCCGCTGCTGCACCAGTACAACCGGAAGTATCGCACTAACCGCAAGCTGCAGATTCAGTCCCAGGCCGCCACCGAACCCAGCCTTCCCCTGGTGGCCCTGCAAGTGTTCAACCGGTTCGCGGATCGCGCCAATAAGAGTGCCCTGAGTAACCGCGACTGGCAGCGCTTCTACCACTTCATCTGGCACTGCACCGCCCACAATGTCCACATCGCCCGCGACGACGTGCACCGCCTGCTGGTGCACGCGGGTTTCTCGGTGGAACACGCCGCCGACCTGGCCGACATCTTCGAACACGGACGGGCGTTGCTGGTGCACCGGCGGGGAGATGAAAGAAAGAGGGCTTAATCGTATTAGTATGGAGCTTTTACTAGAGAATAAGCTTCAGCTGAATCGTAAGCGGGCTTAAACTCGTTCAAGGAAAGTGTTCCCATGCCCTTACCCCGCTATAAAGACATAGTAGACCTCATCCAGCAGGGCAAGGCTGCCGAGGCCCAGGAGCAGATTCTGGCCCTGCGGGAGGCGGCCCTGGAGCTGCAGGAGGAGAACGTGGCGCTCAAGGAGAAGGTGCGTAAGCTGGAGGAGGAGCTGCACGTCAAGGGCCGGCTGGTCTTCGAGAAGGGCGTCTACTACCTGGTGGAGGAGGATACGAAGGAAGGCCCCTACTGCCAGCGGTGCTACGACAAGGATACCATCCTGGTGCGGCTGCAGGATGACGGCGATCACTGGTTCTGCTACGGCTGCAGCCACGGCTACCCTAAGCACCCCTACACGCGGCCCGTCTGACAGGTTTCCCCGCTACAGTCACTATATCCGAACAGTACCCTTCTGAGCGCAGCGAGTAATTTCTACCTACTCGGATTTTGAGATCCTTCGTCCATCGATAGACGGATTCAGGATGACCGGAAAGGGTATGTTATTCCGAATATGGCGAATAACCCGGCCGTCTTCGTTAACCGGTTGGATTATTTATCGGTTTTCAGGTGGTACATTTTTTCTCTTGCAATTTTTATTAATATCTTGTATTATAAAAATAAATAAGATTATTCATTAAAGCGTAAGCAAATCGCTGAAACCTGGAACTGTAAAATGAAAACCAAGGTCACCTCCCGGGGACAGACCTCCATTCCGGCCAAAATCCGGCGGGAATTCAACATCACCGATAAAACGGTGCTGGACTGGGAAATTGAGGAGGGGCGGATCGTAGTGTACCCGATACCGGAAGATCCCTTCCGGCAGCTGCGGGGCATCGCCCGGCACATCGGCCCCTCGGTGGCCGACCTGCTAGAACAGCGCCGCCAGGACCGGGAGCGGGAAAATTAAGACCTACGTCCTGGACACCTCCGCCATTATCACTTTCCTCAACGCCGAGCCGGGGATTGAGATACTGGATGACCTCTTCCGCAATCCCGACAACCATTTTACACTGTCATTTCTGACCCTGTACGAGCTCTACACCGCTACCTTCCGCAACCATTCCAAGCAGGCCGCCGATTTCCTGCTCAGGGCTACCCTTCAGCTAGGCTTCGAGGTCCGTTATGACAACACCCTGGATGAGGTCATCTCCGCTGGGGTTATCAGCGGTGCCTTCCCGATTTCACCCATGGGGGCCTGGATCGCTTCCCTGGCGTTCCGCCGGCAGGCCACCCTCGTACACAAGGACCCGGCCTTCGAGGCGCTGGCGGATCACATCGAGCTCCTTTCCCTCTCAAGTGCATGACCTGGGAGGCTGGCAGCTAAGCTGAGAGGCATCGTGGTAGCCTGGATCAACGCCCTGGTACTGGTCATAGCCACCAAGCTTTTCCTCTATTTCTACGTGCGGAGCGTGGGTCCCGCGGCGCTGGAGCGGCGGGTCGGCGAGCGGGCCTGGAGGCGGTGTATGTGGTACCGGGTCATCGCCGGGGGCTTCGAGTTTGTGATCATGGTGAACTACGTCCTTTATGTCTTCTACCCGCTGCCTATCGGTCTGCCGGAGCGTTTTCCCTGGCCGTGGTGGGGTTCCGTTATTATCGCCGCGGCGGTTGGTATTCCGGCGGGCTGGCTCATGTACCGGGGACTTAGCGATGCCGGCGAGGAAAGCCTGGCCCCCAAACGGGCCCATCCCATGTTCGGTGGTATTTACCAGCGGATGCGCCATCCCCAGGCCACCGGAGAAATGCCCCTGTTCTGGGCCCTCGCCTTTGCCCTGCACTCGCCCTTTCTGGTGCTCTGGTCCTTTGTCTACCTTCCCGTATTCATCGTCATGTGCCGGGCGGAGGAGCGGGACCTGCTCCTGCGCTATGGCCAGGCCTATGAGGATTATCGTCACCGGGTGGGGGTGTTCTTTCCCAGGCAGCGCTGAGGACTTAGATTTGCAGCGTAGAGGGCGCAGAGATTTATTTCTATACTTCCTGGTGCCCTTGGTGTCCCTTCGGCTGATCCCTCGACTCAGCTCGGGGCAAGGTTCAGGGCAGGCCCTTCGACCCGACAATTAGCAGCTCAGGACAGGCTTGGCGGTTTGTAACTTTTCCCCCGTATGACATCAAGCAGTGATAAATCCTTTCACGGTCCCCCGGATGGCGAGCAACCGGGTGAGTACCCCTTCACCCACGGCATTTATCCCCAGATGTTCCAGCAGCGCCTGTGGACCATACGCCAGTACGCCGGCTTCGGGTCCGCTGAAGAAAGCAACCGCCGCTATCGTTACCTGCTAAAGCAGGGCGTCACCGGTCTGTCGGTGGCTTTCGACCTGCCTACCCAGATCGGCTACGATTCGGATCACCCCCTGGCCGAGGGTGAGGTTGGCCGCGTAGGGGTCGCCGTATCTTCCCTGGCCGATATGGAGGTGCTCTTCCAGGGCATCCCGCTTGATCAGGTCTCCACCTCCATGACCATCAACGCCACGGCGGCCATTCTGCTGGCGCTCTACGTGGCGGTGGCCGGGAAGCAGGGCGTGCAG
This genomic window from Candidatus Neomarinimicrobiota bacterium contains:
- a CDS encoding TerB family tellurite resistance protein, which encodes MSGWEKWLWGGLGWAMLGPIGGILGFALGSMRDQTQAGLAGYEEEAYPRTRPGDFGVSLLVLFAAVMRADKQLRKSELNFVKDFFVRKFGPAYAQERMILFKDILEQDYPLGAVCRQVRRHMDHPSRLELIHLLFGLAQADGRIEPVEIDVIRRISGYLGISPADFESIKAMFVRDTTSAYRVLEIEPGADVETVKKAYRRMANKYHPDKVNHLGEDFLKVAEEKFKAINGAYQQIKQERGFQ
- a CDS encoding AbrB/MazE/SpoVT family DNA-binding domain-containing protein, whose protein sequence is MKTKVTSRGQTSIPAKIRREFNITDKTVLDWEIEEGRIVVYPIPEDPFRQLRGIARHIGPSVADLLEQRRQDREREN
- a CDS encoding isoprenylcysteine carboxylmethyltransferase family protein; translated protein: MVAWINALVLVIATKLFLYFYVRSVGPAALERRVGERAWRRCMWYRVIAGGFEFVIMVNYVLYVFYPLPIGLPERFPWPWWGSVIIAAAVGIPAGWLMYRGLSDAGEESLAPKRAHPMFGGIYQRMRHPQATGEMPLFWALAFALHSPFLVLWSFVYLPVFIVMCRAEERDLLLRYGQAYEDYRHRVGVFFPRQR
- a CDS encoding methylmalonyl-CoA mutase family protein; its protein translation is MTSSSDKSFHGPPDGEQPGEYPFTHGIYPQMFQQRLWTIRQYAGFGSAEESNRRYRYLLKQGVTGLSVAFDLPTQIGYDSDHPLAEGEVGRVGVAVSSLADMEVLFQGIPLDQVSTSMTINATAAILLALYVAVAGKQGVQPAQLRGTVQNDILKEYIARGTYIYPPGPSMRLVTDLFAWCGREMPLFNTISISGYHMREAGSTAAQELAFTFANGIAYVQVAVESGLDVNRFG